GCGCAACGTGGCGAACCTGGTGCCCCCCTACGAGCCCGATTCGCATTACCACGGTACCAGTTCGGCCATCGAATTCGCCGTCAACGGATTGAACGTCAAGCACATCGTCGTCATGGGCCATGCTTCCTGCGGCGGCATCCGTTCGTACTACGACGATGCCGAGCCCCTGGCCAAGGGCGACTTCATCGGCAAGTGGATGTCGCAGATCGAAGCCACCGCCAGCAAGGTGGATCTGACCGGAGAACGCCAGACGGACCTGCGCCGGCTTGAACTGCGCGTCGTCGAGCATAGCCTGAAGAACCTCATGACCTTCCCCTATATCCGCCAGCGCGTCGAGCGCGGCGAACTGCAATTGCACGGTGCCTATTTCGGCGTGGCGACGGGCCTGTTGTTCATCCGCGATCCGCGGTCGGGCGAATTCTTCCCGTTCGGCGAAGGCCCCGGCGACGACAGCGCCGGCTAGGGCTTTCTTCATCCGGAAGGAACCTGCCTCGATGCCCGATTCATACTGCCCGCCGCGCCGCCGGCTGTTGCGTGCCCTGGGGGCGTCGGCTGCCCTGTGCGCCGCGCCCGCCGTACGGGTGTGGGCGCAGCCCGCGCCGCTGCGCATCGGCGTCATCGCCAGCGTGGCCAACGAAGCGACGGAAATCGCCATCGCCCAGGCCCGCGATGAAGGCGTCAACGCGAAGCTGGTGGAATTCGCCGATTGGGTGATGCCCAATGTGGCCGTCGCCGACGGCTCCATCGATGCCAATTACTTCCAGCACGAACCCTTCCTGGATCTTTTCAACCGCAGCCGCGGCGCCAATCTGCAGCCCATCGCGTACGGTTATTCGACCACCATGGGGCTGTTTTCCAAGAAGGTGAAGCGCGGCGAGCCCATGCCGCCGGGCGCCTCGATAGGGATCCCGTCCGATCCGGTCAATACGGGCCGCGCCCTGTTGCTGTTGCAGTCCATGGGATTGATCCGGCTGAAGGCTGGGGCCGCCGAACGCGCGACGCTGCTGGACGTGGAAAGCAACCCGCTGGACCTGAAATTCGTGGCCATCGAAGGGGCGCAGGCGGCGCGTGCCTTCGACGACGTGACGGCTTCGGCCACCTACACGACCTTCGCCAGGCATGGCGGATTGGGCGAAAAGGATGGGCTGGCGTTCGACAACGGCGACCCCAGCAATGTGCGGCGCTACGCGATACGCTGGGTGGCGCTGCCCGAGCATGCGCAGGACCAGCGGCTGCTGAAATTGATCTCCGTGTACCAGCGTTCGCCGCAGGTCAAGGAGGCGCTGCGGCGCCAGTACGGCGAGCTGATCGATTTTCCCTGGTAGGGCAGCGTCCCGGCACCCGGGTATTGCCCCCGGGTGCGCCCGCGCGGGATGCGGCATCGGCCGGTTCATGCGCGCGGCCTGCGGCACCGGCCGCTTCAGTCTTCCGCCGGCGTATCGCCCTCCAGCGTGAACAGGTCCCATACCGCGGTAAACAGCGCGGCGATCAGCGGGCCGATCACAAAGCCGTTCAGGCCGAACAGCGCCATGCCGCCCAGCGTCGAAATCAGGACCAGCCAGTCGGGCAGCTTGGTATCCTTGCCGACCAGGATGGGCCGCATGATGTTGTCGACCGTGCCGATCACGAGCACGCAGAAGGCAATCAGCCCCAGCCCCTGCCATAGCGCGCCGGTGACCAGGAAATACACCGCCACCGGCACCCAGATCAGCGCCGCTCCCACGGCGGGGAGCAGCGACAGGAAGGCCATCAGCACGCCCCACAGCAGGGATCCCTGTATGCCCAGCACCCAGAATGCCAGGCCGCCCAGCAGGCCCTGGGTGGCGGCCACCGCCACGTTGCCCTTGATGGTGGCGCGTATCACCGTCGTGAACTTGCGCGTCAGGTGCTGCTTGTAGGCCTCGCTGAGCGGGATCGCCCGGCTGATGCTGCGCGACAGGCCCGCGCCGTCGCGCAGCAGGAAGAACAGCAGGTACAGCATCACGCCGAAGCTGATGACGAACTGGAAGGTATCCTGGCCGATGCTGAATGCCTGCGTGGCCAGGAACTGGCTGGCCTGCACGGTCGCGGTGCTGAGCTTCTGCTGCAGGCTGCGGATGTCGGACAGGTCGAAGCGGTCCAGCAAGGCGTGCACGGACGGGGGCAGGGCATTGACGACGCGTTCGAAGTACACGCCGAAGTTCAGGTTGCCGGATTTGATCTGCTGGTAGAGCGCCGTGCCTTCCTGCACCAGGGAGCCGGTGATCAGGATCATGGGCAGGATGGCGATCAGCACGCAGAGCAGCAGGGTGATCAGCGCGGCCAGGTTGCGCCGCTTGCCCATGCGCGCCAGCAGACGGCGGTGCAGCGGCGAAAATATGATCGCCAGGATGGTGCCCCAGAAGACGGCGCCGTAGAATGGCCACAGTATCCAGCCGAAGGCGATCGAGACGGCCACCAACAGGAACAGGAAGGTCCGATAGTGCAGATTGGAATTGCTCATTGTTTGGGGGTTCCCGCGATAGCGCGCCCGACCCGTGCGGCCGGGCGCCATGCGCATGATGCCATTGTCGCCGGGCCACGTGCGCCATTTATGGCAGGAGGAAGACAGACATGACGGATTCCGTCGATCTTAAGGGTATCGGGCTGAAAGTCACATTCCCGCGCCTGAAAATACTGGATCTCTTTCGCAACAGCGAACAGCGCCATCTCAGCGCGGAAGACGTCTATCGCCACCTGATGAACGAAGGCGTTGAAATGGGCCTGGCGACGGTCTATCGCGTGCTGACCCAGTTCGAGCAGGCGGGGTTGCTCAAACGCAGCCAGCTGGGCGGCAACAAGGCCGTTTTCGAGCTGAACGACGGCGAACGGCATCATGGTCATCTGGTCAGTACCTCCACCGGGATCGTCGAGGAATTCGTCGACCCGGAAATCGAACGGCGGCTGCGGCAGATTGCCGACGATATGGGCTATAGCCTGACGGAATTCACGATCACCATATTCGCCACGCCCAAATAAGGGTCGTCGCGGGGCGATTCAGCGGCTGGCGGCGGCTACCTCGAAAAAGCGCGCGAGCAGGGGCGTGTCGTTTTCCTTGCGGTGCGCCAGCAGGATCTGGCTGCCGGCATCCGGCGTGTCCAGCGGGCGGTAGACCACGCCCGGGATGCCGGTTTTGGCGTAGGTTTCCGGCAGGATGGAAATACCCATTCCGGCAGCCACCAGGCCGACGATGGTGGCTCCTTCCCGGGCCTCCTGGCCAATCTGCAAGGCGAACCCGGCACGGCTGGCCAGGACGCTGACGTGCTCGAACAGGCCGCAGCCCAGGCCGCGCGGGAACAGGATGAAGGACTCGCCGGACAAGGCCGCCATCGACACCGGCGTGTCCTGGCGTGCCAGCCGGTGGCCCGCCGGCAGCGCGGCCATCAGCCGGTCGCCCCATAGCGTCAACACGCGGACGTCCGGCGGCGGGCAGAACAGGATGGACGGACGCAGGAAGCCCACGTCGATACTGCGGTCCGCCAGTGCCTGCAATTGCTGGCCGGTGGACATGTGCAGCAGATCCGCCTTGGCGGAGGGATGGCTGCTGCGGAAAGCCTGCACGATCCGGGGAAAGGCGTCGAACATCGGCACGGAGGCGGTGAACGCGATGCGGATTTCGCCCGCCTCGCCCTGCATTGCCTGGCGGACGACGTCGCCGGCCCGCTCCAGGTGTTGCAAGGCGCGCCTGGCCTGGTCCAGGAACAAGGTGCCGGCCTCGGTCAGCTCCACGCGCCGTTTGGTCCGGTGCAACAGCGTCGCGCCCAGTTCGTCTTCCAGGGATTTCACCTGCATGCTCAAGGGCGGCTGGCTGACGTGCAGGCGGCGGGCCGCCGCGCTGAAGCTAAGTTCCTCTGCCACCGCGACAAAGTAGCGGAGTTGACGGAAATCCATGGTTATTTGAAAAACATATGAATGTGCAACGGAAAAAGTATTGGACACTATAACTAAGGGTAAACCATTATGACGGCCGCAACATACTGTATTTTTTCAGAACTCTAGGAGACTCCGATGCGAGCTGACAGCATGCTGTCCAAATTCTTCCGCCGTCTGGCCCTGGCTACGGCCGTGGCCGGCACCGCGATGCCCGCGATGAGTCATGCGGCTGACTTCCCGTCCAAGCCCATCAAGATTGTCGTGCCCTATGCACCGGGCGGCGCCGTCGATATCGTCACCCGCCTGGTTGCCCAGAAGATGGGCGAAACGCTCAAGCAAAGCATTATCATCGACAACCGCCCCGGCGGGGCAACCAACATCGGCATGGACATCGTGGCGCGCGCGCCGGGCGATGGCTATACGCTGTTGACTGCCTCGAACTCCCTGGCCAGCAATGCCGCCCTGTTCACCAATCTGAACTTCGATCCCGCCAAGGACCTGATTCCCGTGGGTGCGATCGGCTACGCGCCGCTGGTCGTCGTGGTGCCCTCGTCGTCGCCCTTCAAGACCCTGCAGGATCTGATCGCGGCAGGCAAGGCCAGTCCGGACAAACTGACCTACGCGTCGGCCGGCAACGGCAGCTCGGGCCATCTGGCCAGCGAACTGTTGAAGGACGAAGGCAAGTTCAATGCGCTGCATGTTCCCTACAAGGGCGGCGCGCCTGCCATCACCGATATGCTGGGCGGACGCATCAGCTTCATGTCGATCAACCCGGTCGAGGCGATCCCCCACATCAAAGGGGGCAAGATGACCCCGCTGGCCGTGCTGGACAGCAAGCCCTCGGCGCTGTTGCCGGGCGTGCCCACGATCGCGTCGCTGGGCCTGCCCAATGCCGCGGCCTCGGTCTGGTGGGGCCTGTGCGCACCCAAGGGCACGCCGGCCGATGTGGTCGCCAAGCTGAACGACGCCCTGCAAAAGGCCCTGGCCGACACCGCCGTGCAGGCGCGCCTGTCGGAACTGGGCGCCGTCACCACGCCCGGTACCGCCGCGGATTTCGGCAAGTTCGTGCAGGACGAGACCGTGAAGTGGTCGCGCGTGATCAAGGCCGCGAACATCAAGGCTGATTGAGGGGCCCCACCCCCGAAGCGCTGCGCGCTTCCCCCTCAAGGGGGCGACACCAGCGGACCGGCGGAGCCGGATCCGCGGTGTCCTGGATCGGGGGCACCTGTTTTTTGCGTGGGGGAAGGTCCACCCCCGGAGCGCTGCGCGTGTAGATAAGCCCACCCCCGAAGCGCTGCGCGTGTAGATAAGCCCACCCCCGAAGCGCTGCGCGCTTCCCCCTCAAGGGGGCGACGCTGGAGGACCGGCGGAGCCGGATCCTCGGCGTCCCGGGTCGGGGGGGGCACCTGTTTTTTGCGTGGCGGTGTGATGGCTGGTCCCACCCCCGGAGCGCTGCTCGCTTCCCCTTCGAGGGGGCGACGCTGGAAGACCGGCGGAGCCGGATTCTCGGGGGCACGGGTTGGCCGCACCGGTTTTCTTCGTGGCGGTGTGGTGGCTGGTCCCATCTCTGAAGCGCTGCGCGCTTCCCCTTCGAGGGGGCGACGCTGGGGGGCTGGCGGAGCTGGGTTCTCGGGGGGCCGGGTGGGGCACTGTTTTTTTTGCGATGCGCGGGGCGCGTCGTGCTTTGGAGCGATGAGATGAGCTACGCCGTACGGAATATCCAGCGCGCCGATGGCGCGGTGATCGCGCAGCTGGCGGCGGCCGGGACAGCTACGGTTCATGAAGCGCAGGGCCGCAGCGGCCTGCTGCAGCCGTATATGCGGCCGATCTACGCGGGTGCCGCCATCGGCGGCAGCGCGGTCACCGTGCTGGCCCATCCGGGCGACAACTGGATGCTGCATGCCGCCATCGAGCTTTGCCAGCCCGGCGACGTCATGGTCGTGGCGTGCAGTGCCCCCAACACGGACGGCATGTTCGGCGAATTGCTGGCGACGTCAATGCGGGCGCGGGGCATCGCCGGTTTGGTGATCGATGCCGGCTGCCGCGACGTGCAAGCGCTCAAGGATATGCAATTCCCCGTGTGGTCCAAGGCGATTTCCGCCAAAGGCACCATCAAGGCCACGCCTGGCTCGGTAAACCTGCCGGTGGTGTGCGCGGGCGCCATGGTCTCGGCGGGCGATGTGGTGGTGGCGGATGA
Above is a genomic segment from Bordetella genomosp. 11 containing:
- a CDS encoding AI-2E family transporter, giving the protein MSNSNLHYRTFLFLLVAVSIAFGWILWPFYGAVFWGTILAIIFSPLHRRLLARMGKRRNLAALITLLLCVLIAILPMILITGSLVQEGTALYQQIKSGNLNFGVYFERVVNALPPSVHALLDRFDLSDIRSLQQKLSTATVQASQFLATQAFSIGQDTFQFVISFGVMLYLLFFLLRDGAGLSRSISRAIPLSEAYKQHLTRKFTTVIRATIKGNVAVAATQGLLGGLAFWVLGIQGSLLWGVLMAFLSLLPAVGAALIWVPVAVYFLVTGALWQGLGLIAFCVLVIGTVDNIMRPILVGKDTKLPDWLVLISTLGGMALFGLNGFVIGPLIAALFTAVWDLFTLEGDTPAED
- a CDS encoding LysR substrate-binding domain-containing protein; its protein translation is MDFRQLRYFVAVAEELSFSAAARRLHVSQPPLSMQVKSLEDELGATLLHRTKRRVELTEAGTLFLDQARRALQHLERAGDVVRQAMQGEAGEIRIAFTASVPMFDAFPRIVQAFRSSHPSAKADLLHMSTGQQLQALADRSIDVGFLRPSILFCPPPDVRVLTLWGDRLMAALPAGHRLARQDTPVSMAALSGESFILFPRGLGCGLFEHVSVLASRAGFALQIGQEAREGATIVGLVAAGMGISILPETYAKTGIPGVVYRPLDTPDAGSQILLAHRKENDTPLLARFFEVAAASR
- a CDS encoding transcriptional repressor: MTDSVDLKGIGLKVTFPRLKILDLFRNSEQRHLSAEDVYRHLMNEGVEMGLATVYRVLTQFEQAGLLKRSQLGGNKAVFELNDGERHHGHLVSTSTGIVEEFVDPEIERRLRQIADDMGYSLTEFTITIFATPK
- a CDS encoding Bug family tripartite tricarboxylate transporter substrate binding protein, giving the protein MRADSMLSKFFRRLALATAVAGTAMPAMSHAADFPSKPIKIVVPYAPGGAVDIVTRLVAQKMGETLKQSIIIDNRPGGATNIGMDIVARAPGDGYTLLTASNSLASNAALFTNLNFDPAKDLIPVGAIGYAPLVVVVPSSSPFKTLQDLIAAGKASPDKLTYASAGNGSSGHLASELLKDEGKFNALHVPYKGGAPAITDMLGGRISFMSINPVEAIPHIKGGKMTPLAVLDSKPSALLPGVPTIASLGLPNAAASVWWGLCAPKGTPADVVAKLNDALQKALADTAVQARLSELGAVTTPGTAADFGKFVQDETVKWSRVIKAANIKAD
- a CDS encoding MetQ/NlpA family ABC transporter substrate-binding protein, with the translated sequence MPDSYCPPRRRLLRALGASAALCAAPAVRVWAQPAPLRIGVIASVANEATEIAIAQARDEGVNAKLVEFADWVMPNVAVADGSIDANYFQHEPFLDLFNRSRGANLQPIAYGYSTTMGLFSKKVKRGEPMPPGASIGIPSDPVNTGRALLLLQSMGLIRLKAGAAERATLLDVESNPLDLKFVAIEGAQAARAFDDVTASATYTTFARHGGLGEKDGLAFDNGDPSNVRRYAIRWVALPEHAQDQRLLKLISVYQRSPQVKEALRRQYGELIDFPW
- a CDS encoding carbonic anhydrase: MEDTFDFPERLTSGYQDFLAGRFPAERNRYRQLAEGQNPEIMVIGCCDSRVAPELIFDAGPGEMFVLRNVANLVPPYEPDSHYHGTSSAIEFAVNGLNVKHIVVMGHASCGGIRSYYDDAEPLAKGDFIGKWMSQIEATASKVDLTGERQTDLRRLELRVVEHSLKNLMTFPYIRQRVERGELQLHGAYFGVATGLLFIRDPRSGEFFPFGEGPGDDSAG
- a CDS encoding 4-carboxy-4-hydroxy-2-oxoadipate aldolase/oxaloacetate decarboxylase gives rise to the protein MSYAVRNIQRADGAVIAQLAAAGTATVHEAQGRSGLLQPYMRPIYAGAAIGGSAVTVLAHPGDNWMLHAAIELCQPGDVMVVACSAPNTDGMFGELLATSMRARGIAGLVIDAGCRDVQALKDMQFPVWSKAISAKGTIKATPGSVNLPVVCAGAMVSAGDVVVADDDGIVVVPRRRAAEVAHACEARLQKEAMNRKRLAAGELGLDIYGMRDKLREAGLVYVDSEADLP